A stretch of DNA from Candidatus Flexicrinis affinis:
ATACGCGCTGCAGGTTGGTGGTCAGCGCGACGGCTATAACTGTCTCAATTCGGCTGTGGTTGAACACGTCGTCCTGTACGATGACGTACGGATGCGGCACGCTGCCCGCGTCATTCAACTGCACCCAGTACACGTCGCCTCGATGAATCGGCATGGTCGCTGCTCTGTGCCTTAGCGTCTATCCCACCGGAAGAATGGTATACAATCGTGCTGGTATCATCGTGCTCAACACTGAATCAGTCGTGTAGAAATGGACTCGCCGTGACCGACGCCCCGATCACCGAAGCCATCCCGATCTATACCGATGACGACGGTCGAATGCGTGTAAGCGGCACGCGCGTACTGCTCGACCTCATCGTACACGCCTATCATCAGGGTGAGACCCCCGAACACATTGTCCAGATGTACACCACGCTGTCGCTTGATCAGGTGTACTTGGCGATCGGCTATTACCTGCGCCACCGCGAGGCCGTCGACGAGTACATTAAGCGCATGGAAACGGAAGCCGAACAGCTCCGGCAGGAGTGGGAAGCACAGCATCCGCCCCTCACGCGGGCCGAGCTCGAAGCACGCCTCCACGCGAAGCGCGCGAATGCGGAATGAAGTTCCTCGCTGACGAGAACTTCAACAACGATATTCTACGCGGCGTCTGGCGGCGGATCCCAAGTGCCGTTTTCATCCGTGTCCAAGACACTGAGATTGCGGGCGCCAATGATGATGGTGTGTTGGAATACGCCGCCGAGCGCGGATATATTGTCCTCACGCATGACGTAAACACGATGCGTGGACATTTCTACCGACGAATGCGGTCCGGCGAACCCCTGCCGGGGCTGTTTCTCGTCCACAAACATACGCCTGTGGCGAAGGTAATCGATGCGCTTGAACTCATACTCTCCGCCAGCGATGCGGCGGAGTGGCTAGGCGTTGCGACCTACGTGCCGTTTGACTGACAACGCAAAAAAACGGTCAGGGCGAGCCATTGACTCGCCCTGAAAACTCCTCTTCGTGCTCAGTGCCGGCTAATGCGGTACTCGGCGCTTCACCCTAGTCCCCAGCGACAGGCTCGGGCTTGGGTTCCTTGGTCCAGATCGGCAGATGAGCGACTTCGCTCTCGTCCAATTCACCTTCGCTGACGAGCACGTGCTTGAAGGCTGCAATGGCGACTTCCAGCATGTCCAGCGACGGCTGACGGGTGGTCAGATGCTGCAGCGCGAGGTTCGGCTTGACGA
This window harbors:
- a CDS encoding DUF433 domain-containing protein gives rise to the protein MTDAPITEAIPIYTDDDGRMRVSGTRVLLDLIVHAYHQGETPEHIVQMYTTLSLDQVYLAIGYYLRHREAVDEYIKRMETEAEQLRQEWEAQHPPLTRAELEARLHAKRANAE
- a CDS encoding DUF5615 family PIN-like protein, with product MKFLADENFNNDILRGVWRRIPSAVFIRVQDTEIAGANDDGVLEYAAERGYIVLTHDVNTMRGHFYRRMRSGEPLPGLFLVHKHTPVAKVIDALELILSASDAAEWLGVATYVPFD